The Streptomyces sp. NBC_00344 genome includes a window with the following:
- a CDS encoding alpha/beta fold hydrolase, whose protein sequence is MRQQSTAATHRLIPSPAGRTHLVEQGSGPLVLLVHGFPELWYSWRHQLPALAAAGYRAAAIDVRGYGRSSKPDDAAAYRMLELIEDNVAVVHALGEETAVVVGHDWGSSIAANAALVRPDVFRAVGLMSVPYVPRGGPRPSEIFAQMGGDEEFYVSRFQEPGRVESEIEPDVRGWLAGFYAALSADTMPHPGAPDPHFADRDGTLRERFPTGRRPAWLSADDLGIYSTEFERTGMAGALNRYRAMDRDWEDLAAFDGAPITQPSLFVGGALDASTTWLADAIEAYPATLPGLRSSRIIDGCGHWIQQERPDEVNRLLLDWLAALRA, encoded by the coding sequence ATGCGACAGCAGAGCACCGCGGCAACCCACCGTCTGATCCCATCGCCCGCAGGACGGACCCATCTGGTCGAGCAGGGCTCCGGGCCCCTGGTCCTGCTGGTGCACGGATTCCCCGAGCTCTGGTACTCCTGGCGCCATCAGCTGCCCGCGCTGGCAGCGGCCGGGTACCGTGCGGCCGCCATCGACGTCCGCGGCTACGGACGCTCCTCGAAGCCGGACGACGCGGCGGCCTACCGGATGCTCGAACTCATCGAGGACAACGTCGCCGTAGTGCACGCACTCGGCGAGGAGACCGCGGTGGTCGTGGGCCACGACTGGGGCTCCTCCATCGCTGCCAACGCCGCGCTGGTGAGGCCGGACGTCTTTCGCGCGGTCGGGCTGATGAGTGTGCCGTACGTCCCGCGCGGCGGGCCGCGACCCAGCGAGATCTTCGCGCAGATGGGTGGCGACGAGGAGTTCTACGTTTCCCGTTTCCAGGAACCCGGCCGGGTCGAGAGCGAGATCGAACCGGACGTCCGCGGCTGGCTCGCCGGCTTCTACGCGGCGCTGTCCGCGGACACCATGCCCCATCCCGGTGCCCCGGACCCGCACTTCGCCGACAGGGACGGCACGCTGCGCGAACGATTTCCCACAGGCCGGCGACCCGCCTGGCTCAGTGCGGATGACCTCGGCATCTACAGCACGGAGTTCGAGCGGACCGGCATGGCCGGGGCGCTCAACCGTTACCGCGCCATGGACCGGGACTGGGAGGACCTGGCCGCGTTCGACGGTGCGCCCATCACCCAGCCTTCCCTGTTCGTGGGCGGGGCGCTGGACGCATCCACCACCTGGCTGGCCGATGCCATCGAGGCCTACCCCGCCACCCTGCCCGGGCTGCGCTCGTCCCGGATCATTGACGGCTGCGGCCACTGGATCCAACAGGAACGACCCGACGAGGTGAACCGGCTCCTCCTGGACTGGCTTGCCGCACTTCGCGCCTGA
- a CDS encoding FadR/GntR family transcriptional regulator — translation MAAMDTAARGLRAMIAGGELVAGQQLLPEPELCARLGVSRGSLREAVRSLAALGMLESRHGSGTYVSALHPAQMLGGFSAVVDVLPLDGLLELFDVRRALESHAASLAAARADASVVERLRALHDRLVEAQQEDELHALDREFHATICRASGNEALAALTEVLRSRGRHYSVYDTEQAAAVRRASDLGHEAVIHALSVRDPAAAAAAISAHLSQTETWLRRLRPAPSTEEPGLDEVPRA, via the coding sequence ATGGCGGCAATGGACACAGCGGCGCGCGGACTGCGCGCCATGATCGCCGGCGGTGAGCTGGTCGCGGGCCAGCAACTTCTGCCCGAGCCTGAGCTGTGCGCCCGGCTCGGAGTGTCACGTGGTTCACTGCGCGAGGCGGTCCGCTCTCTCGCGGCCCTCGGCATGCTGGAGTCCCGGCACGGATCGGGCACCTATGTCTCCGCGCTGCATCCGGCCCAGATGCTGGGAGGCTTCTCGGCCGTCGTCGACGTCCTTCCCCTCGATGGGCTGCTGGAGCTGTTCGACGTCCGGCGTGCTCTCGAGTCGCACGCCGCATCGCTGGCCGCAGCACGTGCCGATGCCTCGGTCGTCGAGCGGCTTCGTGCCCTGCACGACCGGCTTGTCGAGGCACAGCAGGAGGATGAACTGCACGCGCTGGACCGCGAGTTCCACGCCACCATCTGCCGGGCGAGCGGCAACGAGGCACTCGCCGCCCTGACCGAGGTGCTGCGTTCGCGAGGCAGGCACTACAGCGTGTACGACACCGAGCAGGCCGCCGCAGTACGCAGGGCCAGCGACCTCGGACATGAGGCGGTCATCCACGCACTGAGTGTCAGGGACCCCGCAGCCGCGGCCGCCGCCATCAGCGCCCATCTCTCCCAGACAGAGACCTGGTTGCGCCGTCTGCGGCCCGCACCGTCGACGGAGGAACCAGGGCTCGACGAAGTGCCGCGCGCCTGA
- a CDS encoding aminotransferase class V-fold PLP-dependent enzyme: protein MTHSTATAPLSAALDDFALDPGVRHLNHGSFGAVPRAALAEQRRLRHEMEGDPDRWFRDLPSRVAETRAALAHHMHTPADTFALVANASAGVSAVLGSERLPTGSEVLLTDHAYGAVDMAARRAAARDGARVRVVHVPLDADSSAVTGLMAAAMNPATSLVVVDQVTSATARLLPVRDITVRAHAVGARVLVDGAHAPGLLADPLDLIGEADYWVGNLHKWMCAPRGTAVLFARGPLTQRLFPVIDSWGAADPFPSRFDRQGTVDLTAWLAAPRALDFIEEHYGWDAFRVGSQQLADHAQQTLADALETQIAPATGDQVPAMRLVPLPAGHAADQDAAHALQRHISARTGCEIAVTTWHGQGFLRLSAHLYNTAADYSHLAEQLPRCLADAPR, encoded by the coding sequence ATGACCCACTCCACTGCCACTGCTCCCCTCAGCGCCGCCCTCGACGACTTCGCTCTCGACCCGGGCGTACGGCATCTGAACCACGGCTCCTTCGGCGCAGTACCCCGGGCCGCCCTGGCCGAACAGCGGAGGCTGAGGCATGAGATGGAAGGCGACCCCGACCGCTGGTTCCGGGACCTGCCCAGCCGCGTCGCGGAGACCCGCGCCGCCCTCGCACACCACATGCACACCCCGGCGGACACGTTCGCGCTGGTGGCCAACGCCAGTGCGGGCGTCAGCGCGGTCCTCGGATCGGAACGGCTGCCCACCGGCAGCGAGGTGCTGCTCACCGATCACGCTTACGGCGCAGTGGACATGGCCGCGCGCCGTGCGGCGGCGAGGGACGGTGCGCGGGTGCGCGTCGTGCATGTGCCGCTCGACGCGGACTCCTCGGCAGTCACCGGGCTCATGGCCGCCGCGATGAACCCCGCCACCTCTCTGGTCGTCGTGGACCAGGTGACCTCGGCAACCGCCCGTCTCCTCCCGGTCCGCGACATCACGGTGCGCGCCCACGCCGTCGGCGCGCGGGTACTCGTCGACGGAGCGCACGCACCGGGGCTCCTTGCCGACCCCCTGGACCTGATCGGCGAAGCCGACTACTGGGTGGGCAATCTGCACAAGTGGATGTGCGCGCCACGCGGCACCGCCGTGCTCTTCGCCCGGGGCCCCCTGACTCAGCGCCTGTTTCCGGTCATCGACTCATGGGGCGCGGCTGACCCTTTTCCCAGCCGCTTCGACCGCCAGGGCACCGTGGACCTGACAGCCTGGCTCGCGGCGCCGCGCGCACTGGATTTCATCGAGGAACACTACGGCTGGGACGCCTTCCGGGTCGGCTCGCAGCAACTCGCCGATCATGCCCAGCAGACCCTGGCCGACGCCCTGGAGACGCAGATCGCGCCGGCCACCGGAGACCAGGTTCCGGCGATGCGCCTCGTACCGCTCCCGGCCGGGCACGCCGCCGACCAGGACGCCGCGCACGCGCTGCAGCGCCACATCTCGGCCCGCACCGGCTGCGAGATCGCCGTGACCACCTGGCACGGACAGGGCTTCCTGCGCCTGTCCGCTCACCTCTACAACACTGCCGCCGACTACTCCCATCTGGCCGAGCAGCTCCCCCGCTGCCTGGCCGACGCACCCCGGTAG